TCGATGTCGGTATTGTGATGTCAACGGCAATTTTCTTGCACAACGAGTGTGGCTACGACGCGCACTGGTTCCCAAGAACAGCCCTTAATGCGATTGCATACACCACATTCGATACTGGTGCCATCCTTATTTCATTGGGAGGTGAGTAACTGTTACTCGCGTTCTCAGGAGCAATTACTAAGCCCTTTCTCTGTAAGATCGCGACAAGATTTTCGAGGCCAAAACTCTCCTGCCATTGGTTATCAATGCTTCGATCATCTTGACCACCATCCATGCTCAGGACTTCCGGGACCTCATCGGTGACATCCAAGAAGGTCGCAGCACCATTCCGATTGTCCTTCCCAAATCCAGCAGGGCTTCTATGCCTGTACTCCTGGTAGCGTGGATGGCCGTCCTCATGGCAGTGCACCAAGAGTGGAACGTTGTTGACTGGGCAGCTTTGGCTCTCGGCACCGTGGTCGGCCTTCGCTTCTATTTCATTCACGAGGCCGCAGCGGATCAGACCTCATACACTTTATACAACGTCTGTCAAAGTATCTCTCTCATATCTCCAATTCCCGGCTGACATATCCCTTTCAGGTCTGGCTGATTGTCGTTCGAGTGGCACTTGTCCTAGCTCAAGATAGTATCACCTCGGCTGGGCCGAAAGCCGGGTGGATTGATCTGCTCCCCAATGAAGTG
The sequence above is a segment of the Psilocybe cubensis strain MGC-MH-2018 chromosome 4, whole genome shotgun sequence genome. Coding sequences within it:
- a CDS encoding Fumagillin beta-trans-bergamotene synthase (Fumagillin beta-trans-bergamotene synthase af520), encoding MASTVSTIVNYLSSSSIPSLSSPINALNQAAPTLPYNIFTLWLFIKSDIVGIIMPIVAFATFITSNTSPIRAAKAFTFVTLHLLQFCISNQSLSPEEDAKNKPWRPIPAGRLSVRSALILRWFMLPACLLLSAAFGVLDVGIVMSTAIFLHNECGYDAHWFPRTALNAIAYTTFDTGAILISLGDRDKIFEAKTLLPLVINASIILTTIHAQDFRDLIGDIQEGRSTIPIVLPKSSRASMPVLLVAWMAVLMAVHQEWNVVDWAALALGTVVGLRFYFIHEAAADQTSYTLYNVWLIVVRVALVLAQDSITSAGPKAGWIDLLPNEVGTQLFKQINTTGSVFPKFEF